A portion of the Gossypium arboreum isolate Shixiya-1 chromosome 8, ASM2569848v2, whole genome shotgun sequence genome contains these proteins:
- the LOC108468417 gene encoding protein NRT1/ PTR FAMILY 8.1-like, which yields MEEDDIYTKDGTVDYKGNPANKKTTGTWRACPYIIGNEGCERLAYYGMSTNLVLYFKHQLNQHSATASKNNQNWSGTCYITPLIGAFLADSYLGRYWTIACFSIIYIIGMTLLAMSASIDGMKPFCYSKDNCNPTDTQSAMTFLALYLIALGTGGIKPCVSSYGADQFDDTDEREKIHKSSFFNWFYFSINIGALIAASVLVWVQTNVSWGWGFGIPAIAMAIAVGFFFTGTRLYRNQIPGGSPLTRLCQVLVASIRKYNVAVPADMSLLYEKADAESNIKGSRKIDHTNDLSFFDKAAVETQTDQLKGINPWRLCTVTQVEELKAIIRLLPIWASGIIFAAVYSQMSSLFTLQGERMDTRVAHSNFHIPPASLSIFDTLSVIFWVPFYDRIIVPTTRKFTGRKNGLTQLQRIGIGLFISIFAMVAAAILEQERLKIVKKHNYYDLKEMPLTIFWQVPQYFLIGCAEVFTFIGQLEFFYEQAPDAMRSFCSALSLTTVAAGSYLSSLLVTIVTSITAKDGKLGWIPDNLNHGHIDYFFWLLAGLSVANFGVFIGIAKWYTYKTAVGTVPLNQKEAK from the exons atggaagaagatgatatatatACAAAAGATGGGACAGTGGATTACAAAGGAAATCCAGCTAATAAGAAGACAACTGGAACCTGGAGAGCTTGTCCCTATATCATAG GTAATGAGGGTTGTGAAAGATTGGCATACTATGGGATGAGCACCAATTTAGTGCTTTATTTCAAGCATCAATTAAACCAGCATAGTGCAACCGCTTCCAAAAATAACCAGAACTGGAGTGGAACATGTTACATTACACCATTGATTGGTGCATTTCTAGCTGATTCTTATCTAGGAAGATATTGGACAATTGCTTGTTTCTCAATCATCTATATCATT GGAATGACACTTTTGGCAATGTCTGCATCGATCGATGGCATGAAGCCATTTTGTTATTCGAAAGATAATTGCAACCCGACCGATACGCAAAGCGCCATGACTTTTCTAGCGCTGTACCTAATAGCGCTAGGAACAGGTGGGATTAAACCATGTGTTTCGTCATACGGAGCCGATCAGTTCGACGACACGGACGAAAGGGAGAAGATACACAAGAGTTCATTTTTCAATTGGTTCTATTTCTCAATAAACATTGGTGCACTCATTGCAGCATCTGTGTTGGTATGGGTTCAAACCAATGTGAGTTGGGGATGGGGTTTCGGCATCCCGGCTATAGCCATGGCTATAGCTGTCGGGTTTTTCTTTACGGGCACTCGTTTATATCGGAACCAAATACCCGGTGGCAGCCCTCTCACACGTCTATGTCAGGTTTTGGTAGCATCCATTAGGAAATATAATGTTGCAGTGCCTGCTGATATGTCTCTTTTGTATGAAAAAGCAGATGCAGAATCTAATATCAAAGGAAGCCGCAAGATTGACCATACCAATGATCTTAG TTTCTTCGACAAAGCAGCAGTGGAAACTCAAACAGACCAATTAAAAGGCATTAATCCGTGGCGACTTTGCACCGTCACACAAGTCGAAGAACTCAAAGCTATAATCCGATTACTCCCCATATGGGCTTCCGGCATCATCTTTGCCGCCGTATACAGCCAAATGAGCAGTTTATTCACCTTACAAGGCGAAAGAATGGACACTCGCGTAGCCCACTCCAACTTCCATATCCCACCAGCCTCACTTTCAATCTTCGACACCCTCAGTGTCATTTTCTGGGTACCATTCTACGACCGAATCATCGTCCCGACGACCCGAAAATTCACCGGCCGGAAAAACGGATTAACCCAACTTCAACGAATTGGAATTGGACTCTTCATATCAATCTTCGCCATGGTAGCCGCAGCTATCTTAGAACAAGAACGgcttaaaatagtgaaaaaacaTAACTATTACGACTTAAAAGAGATGCCATTGACAATTTTCTGGCAAGTCCCGCAGTATTTCCTCATTGGGTGTGCTGAGGTTTTTACCTTTATTGGACAATTGGAGTTCTTTTATGAACAAGCACCGGATGCCATGAGGAGTTTTTGTTCGGCGTTGTCGTTAACCACCGTGGCTGCAGGTAGTTATTTGAGTTCATTGTTGGTTACAATTGTTACTAGTATTACGGCTAAAGATGGGAAACTGGGGTGGATACCGGATAATTTGAATCATGGCCATATTGATTACTTTTTTTGGTTGTTGGCTGGTTTAAGTGTGGCGAACTTTGGGGTTTTCATCGGGATAGCGAAATGGTATACGTATAAGACGGCGGTGGGGACTGTGCCGTTGAATCAGAAAGAAGCGAAATGA
- the LOC108468506 gene encoding probable sugar phosphate/phosphate translocator At3g11320: protein MRSLFTIGLIASWYASNIGVLLLNKFLLSNYGFKYPIFLTLCHMMACSLLSYIAIEWLKIAPMQRVKSRLQMMKISALGFIFCLSVVGGNISLRYLPVSFNQAVGATTPFFTAVFAVVMTSKREGWITYVTLVPVVAGVIIASGGEPLFHLFGFMMCIGATAARALKSVLQGLLLSSEGEKLNSMNLLMYMAPIAVLALFPAALYMEKGVVGITIALARDDWKFLIYLLFNSALAYFVNLANFLVTKHTSPLTLQVLGNAKGAVAVVISILIFKNPVSITGMLGYSLTVAGVILYTEAKKRSM, encoded by the exons atgaGAAGTTTATTTACGATCGGTTTAATAGCATCATGGTACGCCTCGAACATTGGGGTTTTGTTATTGAACAAGTTCTTGTTAAGTAATTATGGGTTCAAGTACCCAATTTTCCTCACCTTGTGCCATATGATGGCTTGTTCGTTGCTGAGTTATATTGCTATTGAATGGCTGAAAATAGCTCCGATGCAAAGGGTGAAGTCACGGTTGCAGATGATGAAGATATCAGCTTTGGGGTTCATCTTTTGTTTGTCGGTCGTCGGCGGGAATATTTCGCTTAGGTACCTTCCTGTGTCGTTTAATCAAGCTGTTGGTGCTACTACGCCGTTTTTCACGGCGGTTTTTGCGGTGGTTATGACTTCTAAAAGGGAAGGTTGGATTACGTATGTTACACTCGTGCCTGTTGTCGCTGGTGTTATTATTGCCAGTGGG GGAGAACCATTGTTTCATCTGTTTGGATTTATGATGTGTATTGGTGCCACAGCAGCAAGAGCTCTTAAATCAGTGCTTCAAGGCCTTTTGCTGTCTTCCGAAGG GGAAAAGCTCAACTCCATGAACCTATTAATGTACATGGCACCTATAGCTGTCCTGGCCCTTTTCCCAGCAGCTCTTTACATGGAAAAAGGTGTAGTTGGCATCACCATTGCACTTGCAAGAGATGATTGGAAGTTCTTAATATATCTCCTCTTCAATTCAGCACTTGCTTATTTTGTCAACTTAGCCAATTTCTTGGTCACCAAGCATACCAGTCCCTTGACTCTCCAG GTGTTGGGAAACGCGAAAGGCGCGGTGGCCGTGGTTATATCGATCTTGATATTCAAAAATCCAGTATCAATTACCGGGATGCTTGGATACTCACTCACAGTGGCAGGGGTTATTCTTTATACTGAAGCTAAAAAACGCAGTATGTAA